A portion of the Cyanobium sp. PCC 7001 genome contains these proteins:
- a CDS encoding YciI family protein, with translation MAWFVKLEEGIVTKSRFDAVVPEHLAWLAQLEQQGHRPVSGYWADRRGCNGDGAGGMLLFWADTWEQADALVRQDPLIRRGCVRWTLHAWATVYGSPGASEDGFRAGRSESAGRSGVEEQHQS, from the coding sequence ATGGCCTGGTTCGTGAAGCTGGAGGAGGGGATCGTGACCAAATCCCGCTTCGATGCGGTGGTGCCGGAGCATCTCGCCTGGCTGGCCCAGCTGGAGCAGCAGGGGCACCGGCCCGTGAGCGGCTACTGGGCCGATCGCCGCGGCTGCAATGGGGATGGGGCCGGCGGCATGCTGCTGTTCTGGGCCGACACCTGGGAGCAGGCCGATGCTCTGGTGCGCCAGGACCCGCTGATCCGGCGGGGCTGCGTGCGCTGGACGCTGCACGCCTGGGCCACGGTGTACGGCAGCCCCGGCGCCAGTGAAGACGGGTTCAGAGCTGGACGATCAGAAAGCGCTGGACGATCAGGAGTGGAAGAGCAGCACCAGTCCTGA